TGAATCACACATTTGGAAGTGGTCATTACTATCAGTGAACTGTGACTCATGTCACATGGAAACAGACTGTAGTAAATACCAGCAGTAGCGGTAAACACAAAGTAGAATACAAGCCCTTGTGCATCACTTTAAAACGGTATCCTCGGGACAAAAATGTCTGTGTCAAAAAACTGccttaaaaatattatttattattgttttccaCTTTCACTGAGTTCATTTTTTGACCAACATCAGTCCTGATCATAATtaccaaatattcattcattttcaagattttaaccctttaaatgccagtttgtttacataatgCCACTATTGATttttatggggaaaaaaaagcattattatttttgtgcagttttaaagtctattattgtttttttattactattaccCTTCAAATGTTCTACCTTCTAATCGCctattattttactttgctctagaaataaaacaaagttcaCTTTGAACAAGaacaagatttatttttcaaaatccaAGACTATTCAGAACATAaatagagtgtgtgtgagctcaTTTCAGTTTGTAGCAGGTGCTGCAAATGAATGACGTGTGGTCTTTGCAGGCACACTTGCCACACTTGATGCAGGTGGTGGccgtttttttcctttttccagtGCATAACTCACACAGCCTCCTCTTTTTGGGGTTGTTGTCTGAGTCAGGGTCTGGGTCTGTGTCCTGTTGCCGTAGTCTTGCCACCATGGCGGCAGCGGCTGGTGTGTGGGGAAGGCGCTGTCTCCGTGCCATTTGCGGAGACACAAGCATTTTCCCCAGTTCGTCCAGGAAAAGCCTCCGTCTGAATTTCTTGGCCTGGTTCCAGGAAGAATCCACGGATGTCCACAGTACAAAGGCGTTGTGGGCAGAGACGTCCAGCATGTTGTAAAAGAGAACCATCGGCCACCGACATGTCTTTTTCCTACAGCTGTAGATGCTGACAAGCtgcaaagggaaaaaaaagacaaaagaaagaatcaataaattaatacaaatattCTTCCTCATCATATACAAATATATCATTAATTCTttgtaataatgttttatataattctTTACATAAATGCAAGTTATATATTTTGAAGAATGTACAATATTTGACTATGAAAGCAATAATAATCATGTAAGAAAGAAAATTTGGAATGAAAATCCACTATTAACCACTTACTGAAATCAAAATATCATTAGAATATGAACACAACCAACAAAGAttaaatgaaacttttttttttaaccctttagACTCAACATAGTcccatgtttgtctttttttaggGGGGGCAAGGGATCTTTAGAgggagatagcaggtcaacatTGTACGCCACATAGAAGTgatatacatcatctgaaagctgggaacctgaagattaatttgagatgcagctcagcactgtgtttttctagtcataaatctgtaataaacatgttttggtTAGGCACCTATTCCAATTTTGAAAGTTCAGAGTGTATAAAGGCCTAGAACATTATGAACATTATgaagtatatgatggccattccCATTCTCAATTATGTCTCATGCTGTGATTTGCTatcaaaatgtttgacatttggagatgtCTGTAAATTGCATTTTTGGCGATTGGATGGTGAGCacggtggtctatggggaaaatgcttttttggccgcagggggatttttgcGCTGCAATACCGCACGAGTCCACTAGGAAAAaatggctgcaaggctgagcggagGCGCCcaatccagctcttattatacatccatgtaaTTTACCCATGTTCACTAAAAGCCTCGCATGCACGCTATCAGTAGACACTACAATTTACCAATGCTCCCTAAACATCCCACACtcagaatatctggagactacaattttgtgttgagctgaagttgattgGAGGAAcggcagtgcccgttcaaaacgtgcctgagacatccagcaCGAAGTCTTGAACATACATGCCAAGTTTCGTTCACAGTAAAGTTACACAGTTCAATAGTGGAGCTTAAGTCGTTTAAACGCTTTTAAGTCATTATCACTacggatgtaatcccacctccgaccacaatgtCGGTTGCAATGGCAGAATGGCGCTGTCTCTATTTCCGCTCGTTAACTTCACAGGCAGAAGAAGTAAATCAACGTTGTAGAAGCAACTTCTTTATGAGGtatttctgtatatttcttAACGTGCCTGAGACACCCAGCACCAATTCTTGCATGTACATGCCAAGTTTTGTTCATAGTAACGTTACATAGTCCAAACAGCAGAGCTTAAGTCTCTTACAagttttcaagtcattaacactatggatgtaatcccacctccgaccacaatgtgggttgcaatggcagagtggcgctgtgaggtatttggtatttttacatatttctcgagaaccgctCATTCAAACAACTTTACACATCGACATTGCACTTCCTCAtttccccagcaatccacccGCCAAGTATGAAGTAAATCGGATGAACTGTTTTCGAGATATGCGAAAGACATatttacatacagacatacataaatacagacagacagagattccttgctttatatggAGAGATAGAACATACCTTATCCATGTTGTCGACACCTCCTTTGCAGCGGTTGTAGTCTGTGAAGATAGTTGGCTTCTTTTTCTCAGTGTCGCTCACAGCCGGCTCCCGGTGCTTGGTGCTGAGGAGCAGCACAATCTTCCCCCGTTTGGGTATGTACGACACCACTGTGTGCGTCCTGGTGAAGGCAAAGAGGGAGGACAGGGGCGCTCTCTGCCTCGTCTGCAGCAGTTGCGGGGGAAGCTCTGTCTTGGTCTTACGAACAGTACCGACAAGGGCAATTTTCCTCTTCAGAAGCTCCTCTGCCAGCGCATAGGAGGTGAAAAAATTGTCACAGGTCACGGTGCTCCCCTTGAGCCCCTCAGTCATTTCCAGGACAACTCTCTTTCCCTGGTCCACCTCCGGGGCACCGCCATCAGATTTCCCCGTGTAGATCTGCATCTTCCACGCATAGGATGTCTTGACGTCGCAGGTGACCCAGATCTTTAAGCCATACTTGGCTTGTTTTTGAGGCATGTACTGGCGGAACCTGCAGCTGCCTTTGAACGGGACGAGCtgctcatccacacacacatctcgACCCGGATTGAACAGCAGCGGGAGGCGTCGCGTCCACTTCTCCCAGATGGTCCGAAAGGCAGCCAGCTTGTCTTTCTTATTACGCTCAGGTCGTGTCATCCTGTCATCGAAGCGCAAACAGGAGCTCAGGAGCCTGAATTTACAGTGGGACATGGTGGCCCGGAAGATGGCCCGTCCGGTGTGGTCATCCCACAGGCTGTGGGTAGACTCGTTCCGCGACCTGTGCACACCGGCCAGGATCAGCAAGCCCATATACGCCTGCAGGTCAGTAGCATCCACGTCTTTCCAGTCTTTCACGGTGCGTCTCCCCTGCAGGTTGGTCATGTCCACGAGGAGCTGGGTGATCTCTTCTGTTATGAGGAGATCGAAGCAGGACTTGACGTTGCTGATCCGGGCGATGGCGTACCGTGTGGGTCCCGGAGTCAAAGCGGTGGCTGGAAAGTAGCGCAGCGTCTCGGCGTGACTGGGAGACCAGACAATCTGCCCATTCCTCGATTTCCATCCAGgatcctctttctcctccatgCACTCCCCGTTCTCTGTCCTGTCCTCAGAGGACTCATCAGAGGAATGTTCGGTGGACTCAGAGTCCAGCACATCatcctctgtgtttgtgtcctcttCATTTTCGGAGACAACAGAGTCCTGCTCGCTATCAGATGGCTCTAGGACCAGCGTTATCTCCGGATCTTCTTCTTCCGTTATGAACTGTGTC
This genomic interval from Thunnus thynnus chromosome 11, fThuThy2.1, whole genome shotgun sequence contains the following:
- the LOC137192656 gene encoding piggyBac transposable element-derived protein 4-like translates to METQFITEEEDPEITLVLEPSDSEQDSVVSENEEDTNTEDDVLDSESTEHSSDESSEDRTENGECMEEKEDPGWKSRNGQIVWSPSHAETLRYFPATALTPGPTRYAIARISNVKSCFDLLITEEITQLLVDMTNLQGRRTVKDWKDVDATDLQAYMGLLILAGVHRSRNESTHSLWDDHTGRAIFRATMSHCKFRLLSSCLRFDDRMTRPERNKKDKLAAFRTIWEKWTRRLPLLFNPGRDVCVDEQLVPFKGSCRFRQYMPQKQAKYGLKIWVTCDVKTSYAWKMQIYTGKSDGGAPEVDQGKRVVLEMTEGLKGSTVTCDNFFTSYALAEELLKRKIALVGTVRKTKTELPPQLLQTRQRAPLSSLFAFTRTHTVVSYIPKRGKIVLLLSTKHREPAVSDTEKKKPTIFTDYNRCKGGVDNMDKLVSIYSCRKKTCRWPMVLFYNMLDVSAHNAFVLWTSVDSSWNQAKKFRRRLFLDELGKMLVSPQMARRQRLPHTPAAAAMVARLRQQDTDPDPDSDNNPKKRRLCELCTGKRKKTATTCIKCGKCACKDHTSFICSTCYKLK